One part of the Prionailurus bengalensis isolate Pbe53 chromosome B2, Fcat_Pben_1.1_paternal_pri, whole genome shotgun sequence genome encodes these proteins:
- the LOC122489628 gene encoding glutathione S-transferase A2-like: MYTEGMADLNEMILVLPLCPPDQKEAKVAQIKEKGTDCYLPVFEKVLKSHGQDYLVGNRLSRADIHLVELLYYVEELDPSLMANFPLLKALKTRISNLPPVKKFLQPGSQRKPPISEEDLEKARKIFRIK; this comes from the exons ATGTACACAGAAGGTATGGCAGATTTGAATGAAATGATCCTCGTTTTGCCTCTGTGTCCACCTGATCAGAAAGAGGCCAAGGTTGCCCAGatcaaagagaaaggaacagattGTTATCTCCCCGTGTTTGAAAAA GTGTTAAAGAGCCACGGACAAGACTACCTTGTTGGCAACAGGCTGAGCAGGGCTGACATTCACCTGGTTGAACTTCTGTACTATGTGGAAGAGCTTGACCCCAGCCTTATGGCCAACTTCCCTCTGCTGAAG GCCCTGAAGACCAGAATCAGCAATCTCCCTCCCGTGAAGAAGTTTCTGCAGCCTGGCAGCCAGAGGAAGCCTCCTATCAGTGAGGAAGATttagaaaaagcaaggaagattTTCAGGATTAAATGA